The following proteins are encoded in a genomic region of Debaryomyces hansenii CBS767 chromosome G complete sequence:
- a CDS encoding DEHA2G08646p (similar to CA4819|IPF1194 Candida albicans IPF1194) produces MVVYSLYIIHWPETHLDYSRSELLLHRSYNNSLPDQTLVLQNFENAYKNLLPEERTPFIHSRGINYVYMRGDNDIILIAVTKKNINAMSTVVFLHNFYGILFHYICDMARKQKTSQEDLRIGAKLSKEVIMDSSTLIFELLDECMDFGIVQVTDYKILREYIKVEANLPKLGHYGEQRDEYSSESDIEVGDKSDHKRKQAKDKIKKVKSTHNQAVNADIIDTDTSYINTSVLRATSSAISWRPKGIFYPKNEIYIDIIENCEFLFSLSTNSIKRNEVYGRCLVKCYLSGMPVCKLGFNEKYISGIDNEDEYMIYEDPKNGDTVRSDNQLKLEDSNLTVDGDDENLSEDGIEEGLDDIKSTVELGDEDTKTTDDIVSENIPNENHRKRKKKNHRIPIRNIQFHQCIELASVYKENIINFIPPDDKFVLMTYHVEQQKQKRKLPLIMVKPTYRILKSSNKLQIMCILSTNFKKRLHCRNLIIKIPINPHLIRLDHEANEFSDGMKFKAEIGNVSYKIDSSELFWYVDNVNGKIGAMKMMAEMALASKDNDTLTSEAVQDSLNNKYMQQSDAIEDSDDDTEAKEDLDRYYGVNGAVSSLSKRIQKSIKFSQDFNHVKCSFNIPMLSYSGLKLTYLKVAEEQMKYTCFPWVRYITESNSDTHSSNKVEDESLSTRDCNYNFELGLNCFQFVD; encoded by the coding sequence ATGGTGGTGTATTCGTTATACATAATTCATTGGCCGGAAACTCATTTAGACTACCTGCGGAGCGAGTTGTTATTGCATAGAAGctataataatagtttgCCGGATCAAACGCTAGTCTTGCAAAACTTCGAAAATGCATACAAAAACCTACTACCGGAAGAAAGAACACCTTTTATTCACAGTCGAGGTATAAATTATGTGTATATGAGAGgagataatgatattatattgataGCGGTTACgaagaaaaatatcaatGCAATGCTGACAGTTGTATTTTTGCATAATTTTTATGGAATTCTATTTCATTACATATGTGACATGGCCAGAAAGCAGAAAACCTCTCAAGAAGATTTAAGGATCGGGGCCAAACTAAGTAAGGAAGTGATAATGGATAGTTCTACgttaatttttgaattgttgGATGAGTGCATGgattttggaattgttcAGGTGACGGATTATAAGATTCTTCGagaatatattaaagttGAAGCCAATCTTCCTAAGTTAGGTCATTATGGGGAACAAAGGGATGAGTACTCATCTGAATCAGATATAGAGGTTGGCGATAAATCTGACCACAAGCGTAAACAAGCTAAGgataaaataaagaaagTTAAATCAACCCATAATCAAGCGGTCAATGCTGATATAATAGATACAGACACTTCGTATATTAATACTTCTGTATTAAGAGCAACATCGCTGGCCATTAGTTGGCGGCCGAAAGGTATTTTCTACCCCAAAAACGAAATTTACATCGATATAATAGAGAACTGTGAATTTCTATTTAGTCTAAGCACAAATTCCATCAAAAGAAATGAAGTTTACGGCAGATGCTTAGTCAAATGTTATCTTTCGGGGATGCCAGTTTGTAAATTGGGATTTAATGAAAAGTACATTTCAGgaatagataatgaagacGAATATATGATATATGAAGACCCAAAGAATGGAGACACGGTTAGATCCGATaaccaattgaaattggaGGATAGTAACTTGACAGTTGAtggtgatgatgaaaacCTAAGCGAAGACGGAATTGAGGAAGGTcttgatgatattaaatcaaCTGTTGAGCTCGGAGATGAGGATACTAAAACTACGGACGATATTGTCAGTGAGAACATTCCAAACGAAAATCatagaaagagaaagaagaagaaccaTAGGATTCCTATAcgaaatattcaattccaTCAATGTATAGAACTAGCTTCTGTCTATAAGGAGAACATTATTAACTTCATTCCTCCAGATGATAAATTTGTACTCATGACATACCATGTGGAGCAACAAAAGCAGAAGCGTAAGCTTCCCCTTATCATGGTAAAACCAACATACCGAATTCTTAAACTgtcaaataaattacaaATTATGTGTATTCTTTCCACAAACTTCAAGAAAAGATTACACTGTCgtaatttgataattaaaATTCCTATAAATCCACATTTGATTAGACTTGACCATGAGGCTAATGAATTCAGCGACGGAATGAAGTTTAAGGCTGAAATAGGTAATGTTAGTTATAAGATTGATTCTTCTGAATTATTCTGGTATGTTGATAATGTTAATGGGAAAATAGGCGCCATGAAAATGATGGCGGAAATGGCATTAGCCTCAAAAGATAACGATACATTAACCCTGGAGGCAGTACAGGACTCgcttaataataaatatatgcaGCAGTCTGATGCGATAGAAGATCTGGATGATGATACTGAGGCCAAGGAAGATCTCGATAGATATTACGGTGTCAATGGCGCAGTTTCATCTTTGTCTAAGAGAATCCAAAAGctgataaaattttcacaAGACTTTAACCATGTGAAGTgttctttcaatattccAATGTTATCTTATTCTGGTCTTAAATTAACTTATTTGAAGGTTGCAGAGGaacaaatgaaatataCATGCTTTCCATGGGTCAGGTATATCACCGAATCCAATTCTGACACTCACAGCTCAAATAAGGTTGAGGATGAGAGTCTTTCTACTCGGGATtgtaattataattttgaattgggTCTCAATTGTTTTCAGTTTGTAGATTAG
- a CDS encoding DEHA2G08668p (weakly similar to CA4818|IPF1193 Candida albicans IPF1193), whose product MSSKTIRKAAVIAGKQLEEQISRLNCGSHKNYWKIRSSLAADGSVENRLEVDYKFKSFAKTWSFLNSIAYHADNVKHHPSIDTTYNKVNIKLTTHDAGNRVTYNDLKFAQFVRDEFERERPQNVLKMEELIKDARGQFSFSQASQIIDDLVASDKSSNLEKASKHSDPSKNSNGK is encoded by the coding sequence ATGAGTTCTAAAACGATAAGGAAAGCAGCAGTTATAGCAGGAAAACAATTGGAAGAACAAATTTCCCGATTGAACTGTGGGAGCCAtaagaattattggaaaattaGAAGTAGCTTAGCTGCAGATGGATCAGTCGAAAACCGGCTTGAAGTAGACTATAAGTTCAAGTCGTTTGCTAAAACATGGAGTTTCTTGAATCTGATTGCATACCACGCGGATAATGTGAAACATCATCCTTCGATAGATACAACATACAACAAAGTGAATATTAAGTTAACTACTCATGATGCAGGGAACAGAGTGACTTACAAcgatttgaaatttgcaCAATTTGTAAGAGATGAATTCGAACGAGAGAGACCACAGAATGTGTTAAAGATGGAAGAACTAATCAAGGATGCTAGAGgacaattttctttttcacAGGCAtctcaaattattgacGACTTAGTAGCATCGGACAAGTCTTCCAACTTAGAAAAGGCCTCGAAACATTCAGATCCTTCGAAAAACAGTAATGGAAAATAG
- a CDS encoding DEHA2G08690p (similar to uniprot|P39685 Saccharomyces cerevisiae YMR129W POM152 Nuclear pore membrane glycoprotein), translating into MDSNSRGNIDAKRRRPEPEDLESIQQPLIPSSIIDQASQRLFIVSFFVLIQCWKIYDIILLKSDVMSSSVIGLAPLNTFTFIAKYAMVDGLFLWLLPILNIPYLVYSPLKTFLLTLLLNGVTFFLASDMVFPLISNMMLPVWKIIFSRKELTLFGDSVNSNNIVDPNEHFKGRYTIQFLPDSSARFNPFHFDNICLESNSYSSVQMPIEFNTTTQLGFLQLQHITPSNERKLINYTEHDLHKLLKKDYSHLRQYQENVRNDDRIFYAEVPIKSPGLYRINKVSDKKGISIRTYRSDFVISHCPSAEFVHSISPKSYQNYKCIGSDISNGDFDINLPLVSSFGVGPVVLKFETRLNGRNYKSFNVTVSDTSLHETQSSNNKNFNNLSWLQSHRVTRNILEQELFRNVDIIPKSGAGKLEFQLLEVSDILENKKVYNPSSKDKDVWYSIELKQAPKVEIADPDPQEVLLVNGTKSLSFNYQNLKEQDFPLEIDIKYIHPSDPLLSTNYTNTYDNSQQLSRGIQCDKPGTYSVIKGRSKYCPCDIMTSKVVSVERATPPSVEIVAEPVVDKCVGMTGYKFDFEFLGKPPFFIQYHVYQNRSDGTLRPVYNERGRSNRLLKTFDKDYKFEYRPPKEGNYVIMFDSLKDFNYHKEPILLDEKKHTYSTYFNQRSKASFFETKGEILKTFSACMGESVTVPLSLKGNAPFSFNYDILNIDTGEKLIETSKLLNVSDSTFNIVTPSLKSGGNFEIVLSEAKDGSSCPIDFDKRESIKIKARSDVPEISIDTDSSYKSVKIIEGDSYKIPLSLKSSIGSASSDVLEYIVSDLHNASNSQMRTLRNSKSLLVKEEGTYLLSSFTNGGCVGKIGTQKAVSVSYYNRPNLTLITEDQQVLKQHSEENDLFVHLKPLCQNCGNKIRLNLEGVKPFVIDYDITLPTGKVESRSMTVNDHNITINLPTKYSGKYEHRFKGIYDKLYTREKVSRIPKKNEVLPCVRYDINPSPKANFRKDQFLQICETSLRRDEPLPKIPISFVGEYPFRIDASLRHEATGMSETFTFENIMEPELKLNEAKINGKDSLLFETMNVGEHTLTINELTDANGCTEKEFSQLNNYVISITEVPNISKMQKRPHYCVGDHILYNMSGIPPFMVYYRFNDKLQKAESGHRFQRLASKAGELSIEALSDSSANQCLVNLTNSQEKFEELKLKVYELPSVEINQGSYVVQDIHEGEQTEIKFSFSGVPPFKLIYTRTSEQVDPKHKHKKTGRKDKHSKIVVETKTVEDIWDYEYTDMVSLEGTYEAIEVRDAYCVAKRDVNYT; encoded by the coding sequence ATGGATTCCAATTCCAGAGGAAATATAGATGCAAAAAGAAGGAGGCCAGAACCAGAAGATTTGGAGTCAATTCAACAACCATTGATTCCATCAAGCATCATAGATCAAGCATCACAGCGACTTTTTATTGTATCAttttttgtattaataCAATGCTGgaaaatatatgatatcATCCTATTGAAGTCAGATGTGATGTCTAGTAGTGTTATTGGGTTGGCTCCGTTGAACACTTTTACATTTATTGCGAAGTATGCAATGGTAGATGGGCTCTTTCTATGGTTACTTCCTATACTAAATATTCCATATTTAGTTTATTCACCGTTGAAAACGTTTTTATTAACATTGTTATTAAATGGAGTGACTTTTTTTCTTGCAAGTGATATGGTGTTTCCGTTAATTTCGAACATGATGTTGCCGGTATGGAAAATAATATTCAGTAGAAAAGAATTAACACTTTTCGGTGATTCTGTAAATTCCAATAACATCGTCGACCCAAATGAGCATTTTAAGGGTAGGTATactattcaatttttaCCAGATTCATCTGCTAGATTCAATCCCtttcattttgataatatttgtttGGAGtcaaattcatattcatcCGTACAAATGCCTATAGAATTCAACACTACAACGCAGTTAGGGTTTTTGCAATTACAGCATATCACGCCTTCCAATGAAAGgaagttaataaattataccGAACATGATTTAcacaaattattgaagaaggatTATTCTCACTTGCGCCAGTATCAAGAAAACGTTAGAAACGATGATCGCATTTTTTATGCTGAAGTTCCAATAAAATCCCCTGGTCTTTAcagaattaataaagttAGCGACAAGAAAGGAATCAGCATCAGAACTTACAGATCAGACTTCGTGATATCGCATTGTCCTAGTGCTGAATTCgttcattcaatttcacctaaatcttatcaaaattataaatgtATAGGAAGTGATATCAGTAATGgtgattttgatattaacCTTCCGTTAGTTAGTTCATTTGGTGTCGGTCCTGttgttttgaaatttgagACCAGATTGAATGGGAGAAACTATAAGTCATTTAATGTAACTGTTAGTGATACTAGCTTACATGAAACACAGagttcaaataataagaacttcaataatttgtcCTGGTTACAATCTCATAGGGTTACACGTAATATACTAGAACAAGAACTATTCCGTAACGTTGATATTATACCAAAGCTGGGCGCAGGTAAATTGGAGTTTCAATTATTAGAAGTATCGGATATTCTTGAAAACAAGAAGGTATATAATCCTTCTTCTAAAGATAAAGATGTTTGGTATTCTATTGAATTAAAGCAAGCACCAAAAGTTGAAATAGCGGATCCAGACCCACAAGAAGTTCTATTGGTAAACGGTACTAAACTGTTATCCttcaattatcaaaatctaaAGGAGCAAGACTTTCCActtgaaattgatattaaatacATACACCCTAGTGatccattattatcaactaACTACACTAATACTTATGATAATTCTCAACAGTTGTCAAGGGGTATTCAATGTGATAAGCCTGGGACCTATAGTGTAATTAAGGGTAGATCGAAGTACTGCCCCTGTGACATAATGACAAGCAAGGTAGTATCGGTTGAAAGAGCAACACCGCCTCTGGTAGAAATCGTTGCAGAGCCTGTAGTTGATAAATGTGTTGGAATGACTGGTTACaagtttgattttgaatttttggGGAAGCCGCCGTTTTTTATCCAATATCATGTGTATCAAAATAGATCTGATGGTACTTTGAGACCTGTTTATAATGAAAGAGGACGTAGCAATAGATTGTTGAAAACATTTGATAAGGACTATAAATTTGAGTATAGACCTCCAAAAGAAGGAAATTACGTTATCATGTTCGACAGTCTCAAGGATTTTAATTACCATAAAGAACCAATACTATTAGATGAAAAGAAACATACTTATCTGACATACTTTAATCAAAGATCCAAAGCATCTTTTTTTGAGACCAAGGGggaaattttaaaaacaTTTAGCGCTTGTATGGGTGAATCTGTGACTGTCCCGTTATCTTTGAAAGGAAATGCGCCTTTTAGTTTCAATTATGATATACTAAATATTGATACAGGTGAAAAGTTGATTGAAACgtctaaattattgaatgttTCTGATAGTACATTTAATATTGTTACACCTTCGCTTAAATCTGGCggaaactttgaaattgtaTTATCAGAAGCAAAGGATGGCCTGTCTTGTCCTATTGATTTTGACAAACGTGAATCCATTAAGATTAAAGCCAGATCAGATGTACCtgaaatatcaattgatacTGATTCATCATATAAGAGCGTAAAAATTATCGAAGGGGATTCCTACAAGATTCCATTGTCGTTAAAATCATCCATTGGCAGTGCCTCATCAGATGTTTTAGAATATATTGTTAGCGATTTACACAACGCTAGTAATTCTCAGATGCGTACGTTGAGAAATAGTAAATCATTGCTAGTTAAAGAGGAGGGAACTTACTTGTTGTCGTCTTTTACTAATGGTGGGTGTGTTGGTAAAATCGGTACTCAAAAGGCTGTTTCTGTATCATACTACAATAGACCTAATTTAACTTTGATAACTGAAGATCAGCAAGTTTTAAAGCAGCATCTGGAAGAGAACGATTTGTTTGTGCACCTTAAACCATTATGTCAAAATTGTGGGAATAAAATAAGATTAAATTTGGAAGGTGTTAAGCCTTTTGTAATAGACTACGATATTACATTACCTACAGGAAAAGTCGAATCTAGGTCCATGACCGTCAATGATCATAACATTACCATCAACTTGCCAACTAAATATAGCGGTAAATATGAACACCGTTTTAAGGGGATTTATGATAAGTTGTATACCCGTGAGAAGGTATCGAGGATtccaaagaagaatgaaGTATTGCCATGTGTCAGATACGATATCAACCCATCTCCTAAAGCTAACTTTAGAAAAGATCAATTCCTTCAGATCTGTGAGACTAGCTTAAGACGTGATGAGCCTTTGCCAAAAATTCCTATTAGCTTTGTGGGTGAATACCCCTTTAGAATCGACGCATCCCTAAGACACGAAGCTACTGGAATGAGTGAAACATTTACTTTTGAGAATATAATGGAACCAGAATTAAAGTTGAATGAAGCTAAAATTAATGGAAAGgattctttattatttgagaCAATGAATGTGGGAGAGCACACTCTAACAATAAACGAATTGACCGATGCAAATGGTTGTACTGAAAAGGAATTTTCGCAATTGAATAACTACGTTATTTCTATTACAGAAGTCCCGAATATCTCTAAGATGCAGAAGAGACCGCACTATTGTGTAGGCGACCACATCTTATATAATATGTCTGGTATTCCTCCTTTTATGGTCTATTATAGATTTAATGATAAGTTACAAAAGGCAGAACTGGGCCATAGATTTCAAAGGTTAGCTTCTAAGGCAGGTGAGCTTTCTATCGAAGCGTTGCTGGATTCTTCTGCAAATCAATGTTTAGTAAATTTGACAAATTCGCAGGaaaaattcgaagaattgaaactaAAGGTGTATGAACTTCCTTCTGTCGAGATAAATCAAGGAAGTTATGTCGTGCAAGATATTCACGAAGGTGAGCAAACAGAGATTAAGTTCAGTTTCTCTGGTGTGCCTCCATTCAAACTTATTTATACGAGAACTCTGGAACAGGTTGATCCAAAGCATAAACATAAGAAAACAGGCCGCAAAGATAAACATAGTAAAATAGTTGTGGAAACAAAAACCGTTGAGGATATTTGGGATTACGAATATACTGATATGGTAAGCCTCGAAGGTACCTACGAAGCGATCGAGGTTCGTGATGCTTACTGTGTAGCGAAGAGAGATGTGAATTACACATAG
- a CDS encoding DEHA2G08712p (similar to uniprot|Q04217 Saccharomyces cerevisiae YMR128W ECM16 Essential DEAH-box ATP-dependent RNA helicase specific to the U3 snoRNP) yields MGKYRKRFNEKARSGMLAKQAALKSARNKQFTRHEADGTDEIVENESQENNEDPNSEILKALTDQEKKERKRKMEEMIYSANEKESKMSRTKKKRLDKYIEHQLKRDEKKVLLEKLSETKMDSKLLVPSKLLGTGKQTRREEMIEALELERQGRGDERTKEILYEEREVKEWPQGQEIQKRPSYESESENSAGSEDDDLDKYGDNTGSTSAFIDNRPSKFGGSGFGFGFENVPKVDKPKAVTKKKYSWRLRVEQEDKKKNKIEDDMDFASSDDEDSEIDSESSSQNENDEDDSEGDSDNEKEIASIKKSKNSLEDDVEQESDSDEGDEEREEDDEDEEDEEDEEDEEDEEDEEDDDEDDDEESDEELPRLLSAKPKHSSTAESFKEWAEAQVRKLEGRETEAVMPTLPDHLKAKYSKPSVHEEDHDHSSDEENYVPVNKELKREAFYVDVDRSPEIQEQRMNLPVFSEEHKIMEAIYHHDCVIICGETGSGKTTQVPQFLYEAGFGDVKSDTHPGMIGVTQPRRVAAVSMADRVGKELGMKHGKRVGHQVRFDSTIKNEGTETGTALKFMTDGVLLREMMADLLLNKYSAIIIDEAHERNINTDILIGMLSRILKLRRKYHESDPKRYKPLKLIIMSATLRVSDFSENKLLFKAPPTILKISARQHPVSVHFNRRTNYDYLDESFKKVCKIHRKLPPGGILVFLTGQNEITSVVKKLRKEFPFPEKVKKQGKIDYADENGPKVKISKNTDAEAEDIDFSVNINKDTLEENDDYQSDSEEEEGFEESLEAHQTDKDPLYVLPLYSLLPTKEQMKVFQNPPEGSRLCIIATNVAETSLTIPGIRYVVDSGRSKERHFNEETGVQSFEIDWISKASADQRAGRAGRTGPGHCYRLFSSAIYESYFPQFSKPEILRMPVESIVLSMKSMGIDQIVNFPFPTPPDRLALSKAERLLTILGALDKDNNVTDLGRTMAVFPLSPRFAKILIVGNQMGCLPYIVAIVSALSVGDPFINEHELGINQVNRKKSEDNEDESSSEEEDFVDEEAKKNLRSKFYKSRALFSKLDKSSDGLQLLAAVCAFDHVPKEKHGEFLRNNFLRPKVMEEILKLRKQVTNIVKINTSKDSIAVNLDEEKKLKLNVPDKKQIAAIKQMVSSGFIDQVAIRGDLISSDIDLPNKTNVINIPYATLFPSSQFGDQVSPYVYIHPNSIITNSGSIPTPYLIYQSLNLGSNQQEGKLSKLRMKPLVDISGKQLANIAKNSSLITYSKPLGHPYAPKNITPTKRECYVVPRIGAAIGDGGVGWDLPATKVLQVKSNGSWVIKN; encoded by the coding sequence ATGGGTAAATATAGGAAACGATTCAATGAGAAAGCCCGTTCTGGGATGCTTGCTAAACAGGCTGCACTCAAAAGTGCTAGAAACAAACAATTTACTAGACATGAAGCAGATGGAACCGATGAGAtagttgaaaatgaaagtCAAGAGAACAACGAAGATCCAAATTCCGAAATACTCAAGGCTTTAACAGACCaagagaagaaggaaaGAAAAAGGAAGATGGAAGAGATGATATACTCGGCAAACGAAAAGGAGTCGAAGATGTCTAggacaaagaaaaagaggTTAGATAAGTACATCGAGCATCAGTTAAAGAGAGACGAGAAAAAAGTATTGTTAGAGAAATTATCGGAGACGAAAATGGATTCTAAGCTTTTGGTTCCTTCGAAGCTATTAGGTACTGGTAAGCAaacaagaagagaagaaatgaTCGAAGCATTGGAACTTGAAAGACAGGGCCGCGGAGACGAGAGAACTAAAGAAATCTTGTATGAAGAAAGAGAGGTGAAGGAATGGCCACAGGGTCAAGAGATACAAAAAAGGCCTTCTTATGAAAGTGAATCAGAAAATAGTGCCGGTCTGGAGGACGATGATTTAGACAAATACGGCGATAATACAGGAAGTACATCTGCtttcattgataatagaCCTCTGAAATTTGGGGGAAGCGGGTTTGGTTTTGGATTCGAAAATGTACCCAAAGTTGATAAACCTAAAGCCGTTACTAAGAAGAAGTATAGTTGGAGATTAAGGGTGGAGCAAGAagacaagaagaagaacaaaataGAGGATGATATGGATTTCGCCAGCTCAGACGATGAAGATAGTGAAATTGATAGTGAATCGAGTAGtcaaaatgaaaatgatgaagatgatagTGAAGGAGATAGTGATAACGAAAAGGAAATTGCAAGTATCAAAAAATCGAAGAATTCCCTAGAAGACGATGTTGAACAAGAATCTGACAGCGATGAAGGGGAcgaagaaagagaagaagatgacgaagatgaagaagatgaagaagatgaagaagatgaagaagatgaagaagatgaagaagatgatgacgaggatgacgatgaagaaagcGACGAGGAATTACCAAGACTTTTGCTGGCTAAACCAAAGCATTCTTCCACCGCAGAATCATTTAAAGAGTGGGCAGAAGCACAAGTCCGTAAACTCGAAGGTAGAGAAACTGAAGCAGTAATGCCTACTTTACCAGACCACTTAAAAGCGAAATATTCGAAGCCTAGTGTTCATGAAGAAGATCATGACCATTCCTCGGACGAAGAAAATTACGTTCCAGTTAATAAGGAACTTAAGAGAGAAGCATTTTATGTTGACGTTGATCGTTCCCCCGAAATTCAAGAACAGAGAATGAATCTACCAGTATTTAGTGAGGAACACAAGATAATGGAAGCAATTTACCACCACGATTGTGTTATAATTTGTGGGGAAACTGGTTCAGGTAAGACAACCCAAGTACCTCAGTTCTTATATGAAGCTGGGTTTGGTGACGTTAAGTCTGATACACACCCAGGAATGATAGGTGTTACACAACCAAGAAGAGTGGCAGCAGTTTCCATGGCTGATCGTGTTGGCAAAGAATTAGGTATGAAGCATGGAAAGAGAGTAGGTCATCAAGTTCGTTTTGATAGTACCATTAAAAACGAAGGGACAGAAACTGGAACAGCTTTAAAGTTTATGACAGATGGTGTCTTGTTAAGAGAGATGATGGCAGatttattgttaaataAATACTCTGCAATAATTATCGATGAAGCCCATGAAAGGAATATAAATACAGATATTTTAATTGGTATGCTCAGTAGAATCTTAAAGTTGAGAAGGAAGTACCATGAAAGTGATCCAAAGAGATACAAgccattgaaattaataattatgtcTGCTACATTAAGAGTATCAGACTTCTCAGAGAATaagttattatttaaagCTCCTCCTAccattttgaaaatttctgCGAGACAACATCCAGTGAGTGTTCACTTCAATCGTCGGACAAATTACGACTACTTGGATGAATCGTTCAAAAAGGTCTGCAAAATCCATAGAAAGTTACCTCCAGGTGGTATTTTAGTATTTTTAACTGGTCAGAATGAGATTACGTCGGTCGTGAAAAAGTTACGTAAAGAATTCCCATTTCCAGAAAAAGTGAAGAAACAAGgcaaaattgattatgCGGATGAAAATGGGCCAAAAGTTAAAATAAGTAAAAATACCGATGCTGAAGCAGAGGATATTGACTTCAGTgttaatataaataaggATACTTTAGaggaaaatgatgattatCAGTCGGATTccgaagaggaagaaggTTTTGAAGAATCATTGGAAGCGCATCAGACCGATAAAGATCCGTTGTATGTTTTACCGTTGTATTCCTTGTTACCTACGAAAGAACAAATGAAAGTGTTCCAAAACCCTCCAGAAGGAAGCCGATTATGTATTATTGCAACCAATGTGGCTGAAACTTCTTTGACTATACCTGGAATTCGTTATGTGGTAGATTCTGGTCGTTCGAAAGAACGTCACTTCAATGAGGAAACTGGGGTCCAGTCGTTTGAAATCGATTGGATTTCGAAAGCTTCTGCAGATCAAAGAGCAGGTAGAGCAGGTAGAACAGGACCTGGTCATTGTTATCGTTTATTCTCGTCTGCTATCTATGAGAGCTACTTTCCACAATTTAGTAAACcagaaatattaagaatgCCGGTAGAGAGTATTGTGTTGTCTATGAAAAGTATGGGTATAGACCAGATTGTGAATTTTCCATTCCCAACTCCACCTGACAGACTTGCACTTAGTAAAGCAGAGAGATTGTTAACAATTTTGGGGGCATTAGataaagataataatgtaaCTGACTTGGGAAGAACTATGGCAGTATTCCCATTGAGTCCTCGGTTTGCAAAAATCTTGATTGTTGGTAATCAAATGGGTTGTTTGCCATACATTGTTGCAATTGTATCTGCATTATCTGTTGGCGACcctttcattaatgaacATGAATTGGGTATCAACCAAGTTAATCGCAAGAAATCGGAAGATAACGAAGACGAGAGTTCTAGTGAAGAGGAagattttgttgatgaagaggcgaagaaaaatttgagaTCTAAGTTCTATAAATCCAGAGCATTATTTTCGAAGTTAGATAAATCAAGTGATGGATTACAGTTATTAGCAGCTGTATGTGCTTTTGACCATGTCCCAAAAGAAAAACATGGTGAATTTttaagaaataattttttgagaCCAAAAGTAATGGAAGAAATCTTGAAGTTGAGAAAACAAGTAACTAATATTGTAAAAATTAACACAAGTAAAGATTCTATTGCCGTAAATTTAgacgaagaaaagaaattgaagttaaATGTGCCTGACAAGAAGCAAATTGCTGCTATAAAGCAGATGGTTTCCTCAGGGTTTATTGACCAAGTTGCAATCAGAGGTGATTTAATATCGTCCGATATCGATCTTCCTAACAAAACTAACGTTATAAATATCCCTTATGCGACTTTATTCCCAAGTTCCCAATTTGGAGATCAGGTATCCCCCTATGTCTACATTCATCCTAATTCAATCATTACGAACTCTGGTAGCATCCCCACGCCTTATTTGATCTACCAATCTTTGAACTTAGGAAGTAACCAGCAAGAAGGAAAATTATCTAAGTTAAGAATGAAGCCATTAGTTGATATATCTGGGAAACAGTTAGCAAATATTGCTAAAAACTCCCTGTTGATTACGTATTCTAAGCCATTGGGCCACCCATACGCACCTAAAAACATTACTCCGACTAAAAGAGAATGTTATGTTGTTCCAAGAATTGGTGCGGCCATTGGCGATGGTGGTGTTGGTTGGGATTTACCTGCAACAAAGGTTCTTCAGGTTAAATCTAATGGACTGTGGGTCATtaagaattaa